A single window of Cytobacillus dafuensis DNA harbors:
- a CDS encoding YfiT family bacillithiol transferase, protein MVNDRYPIGEFICEENISKDQVLKWMEEIRLLPSQLSEKVCHLSEEELSQPYRENGWTIRQVVHHIADSHTNGYIRFKLALTEDTPAIKPYNQDEWAKLPDSNMPISISLKIIDSLHERWTYLLQSLTDEQLKRAFHHPDSGLVTLAKSIGIYAWHGKHHLAHIRNALN, encoded by the coding sequence ATGGTAAATGATAGATATCCAATCGGTGAATTTATATGTGAAGAGAATATTTCTAAGGACCAAGTATTAAAGTGGATGGAAGAAATACGATTGCTTCCAAGTCAGTTATCAGAAAAAGTATGTCATTTAAGTGAAGAAGAATTAAGTCAGCCATATCGAGAAAATGGATGGACGATTCGTCAGGTGGTTCATCACATTGCAGATAGCCATACAAATGGTTATATTCGATTCAAATTGGCATTAACGGAAGATACACCTGCCATTAAGCCATACAATCAAGACGAATGGGCCAAGCTGCCAGATTCTAATATGCCGATTTCTATTTCACTTAAAATCATCGATAGTTTGCATGAGCGATGGACTTATTTACTTCAAAGCTTAACAGATGAGCAATTGAAAAGAGCATTTCATCATCCTGACTCTGGGTTAGTTACACTTGCAAAGAGTATTGGCATTTATGCATGGCATGGCAAACACCACCTGGCACATATTAGAAATGCTTTGAACTAG
- a CDS encoding DinB family protein yields the protein MERRALLVSPLSNCHAEIGRWLWCLEDVRRTLITKLTGISQSILDTKMGERQTIGSLLYHIALIEADWLYEEILCSEWDPEIRSLFPLEDRPEDGSLTHFEGQSLEEHFYRLNKVREVFLSHTSSMDLTDWRKPRVLEHYDVTPEWVVYHLIEHESHHRGQIFQLLRELLND from the coding sequence TTGGAAAGAAGAGCTTTACTGGTATCCCCATTATCAAATTGCCATGCTGAAATTGGCCGCTGGCTATGGTGTTTAGAAGATGTTCGCCGAACCCTTATAACAAAATTGACTGGAATCAGCCAAAGTATACTCGACACAAAAATGGGTGAAAGGCAAACAATTGGCTCACTGTTATATCATATTGCATTAATCGAGGCAGATTGGTTATACGAAGAAATCCTTTGTTCTGAATGGGATCCGGAAATACGTTCACTTTTTCCATTAGAAGACCGTCCAGAAGACGGCTCTTTGACTCATTTTGAGGGACAAAGCTTAGAAGAACATTTTTACCGCCTTAATAAGGTACGCGAAGTATTTCTTTCCCACACTAGTTCAATGGACCTAACGGATTGGCGTAAACCGAGGGTACTTGAACATTATGACGTTACACCTGAATGGGTTGTTTACCATTTAATTGAGCATGAATCACATCATCGAGGTCAGATTTTCCAATTGCTTAGGGAATTATTGAATGATTAA
- a CDS encoding DUF3291 domain-containing protein, which produces MALVSIYTVGRLNHPYDHPASREFFQVGNEVYRQATKSGLIEAFSPEGVSSPEETVKGNGSPILTLTIWRSLQSLYRFTYSGQHMQALRDRSRWIEPYPEKHLSYVVWWTEKVKDVSWEEAFKRYNYYIQHGPTSFAFDFKHAFDETGETFLIK; this is translated from the coding sequence ATGGCATTAGTTTCAATCTATACTGTTGGTAGGCTGAACCACCCCTATGACCACCCTGCCTCTCGTGAATTTTTTCAAGTGGGAAATGAAGTATATCGTCAGGCAACTAAATCAGGACTTATAGAGGCGTTTTCACCTGAAGGAGTCTCTTCCCCTGAAGAAACCGTAAAGGGAAATGGTTCTCCTATTCTTACATTAACAATATGGAGAAGCCTTCAATCCTTATATCGCTTTACCTATTCAGGGCAGCATATGCAAGCATTACGAGATAGAAGCAGATGGATCGAGCCATATCCAGAGAAACACCTTTCTTATGTAGTTTGGTGGACAGAAAAGGTGAAGGATGTCTCATGGGAGGAGGCATTCAAGAGATACAACTATTATATTCAGCATGGTCCCACTTCTTTTGCATTTGATTTTAAGCATGCATTTGATGAAACAGGGGAGACGTTCTTGATTAAGTAG
- a CDS encoding extracellular solute-binding protein, with translation MVTILDIAKAAGVSHGTVSNVLNGKGNVSSKKMEQVLKAAEELGYNLHNNAKLLRSGKSQTIIMILPTLSLNEYAIFYESALKEATARDYQVKLYCTFDNPIKEKETIKEIIKERPSGILSVSSLEDANEYYHQLTINKSDIIFINRHPKNALEFISFDFKQAGKEIAEYLNHMDVNSIGVFTEENKCSNENAFISSFMNRVDNNTEICQSNMAHEYENAFQLIQNTSFDVIVTTNATKAEMLIKAYHYGSTEPLPKIIAIAPLKNTYSNEMLYYFQDYGYLGESVVKKMILNIHLKEKSHSKQYRNIGFLNAQNHYKKFNSNIHILTIESPTTQALMKIIPHFEKNTNIRVHLHIKKYTEVFDIIKDDDKWKKYDIIRLDVVGLSWYGQKIYKNLQGLDTNLDRALEDLPYFIKDYYANINDVTYAFPFDISIQMLFYRKDIFENEIVKRKYYEKTKSKLKIPTNFETYTEILKFFNESDFDLVKELKGASMITGNAGTIAAEYLLRYYSLKGSLVNDSEIELDDSIAINAMKLLYENYRNSNVLDANWWGEEVNQFVDGKTAMVIGFMNYLSVASQSNIKDSIGIANVPGDTPLLGGGILGITKDTDQLQESIEFLNWINTNEISEQLTLLGGNTATYFLSNSSVVHTMYPWLNKAKKMIMNGKRENTFENGQSINIKQAEESIGQFILQLLDDEQPDYDKYLKKINEELRMKQEELITHS, from the coding sequence ATGGTAACGATATTAGATATTGCTAAAGCAGCTGGTGTCTCGCATGGAACGGTTTCAAATGTGTTGAATGGCAAAGGAAATGTGAGTTCTAAAAAAATGGAACAAGTTCTAAAGGCTGCAGAGGAATTAGGATACAATCTCCATAATAATGCGAAATTACTCCGTTCGGGCAAAAGTCAAACCATTATTATGATTTTACCTACTCTTTCATTAAATGAGTATGCCATATTTTATGAAAGTGCATTAAAAGAGGCGACTGCAAGAGATTACCAAGTCAAATTGTATTGTACATTTGATAACCCAATTAAAGAAAAAGAAACTATTAAAGAGATTATCAAAGAAAGACCTTCAGGAATATTATCGGTTTCTTCGTTAGAGGATGCGAATGAATACTATCATCAACTTACGATTAATAAAAGTGATATTATTTTTATCAATCGTCATCCGAAAAATGCTTTAGAATTCATTTCTTTTGATTTTAAACAAGCAGGGAAAGAAATAGCCGAGTATTTGAATCATATGGATGTAAATTCCATTGGTGTTTTTACAGAAGAAAATAAATGTTCTAATGAAAATGCCTTTATTTCATCTTTTATGAATCGAGTAGATAATAATACAGAGATTTGCCAATCAAATATGGCGCATGAATATGAAAATGCCTTTCAATTGATCCAAAATACGTCATTTGATGTCATCGTTACGACCAACGCAACGAAAGCAGAAATGTTAATAAAGGCCTATCATTATGGATCAACCGAACCTTTACCTAAAATCATTGCGATTGCACCGTTAAAAAATACTTATAGTAATGAAATGCTCTATTATTTTCAGGATTATGGCTATCTTGGTGAAAGTGTAGTTAAGAAAATGATCCTTAATATTCATTTAAAAGAGAAGAGCCATTCAAAACAATATCGTAATATTGGCTTTTTAAATGCACAGAATCATTATAAAAAGTTTAATTCGAATATTCATATTTTAACGATTGAATCACCAACCACTCAAGCACTGATGAAAATTATTCCACATTTTGAAAAAAACACGAATATACGCGTCCATTTACATATCAAAAAATATACTGAGGTTTTTGATATTATCAAAGATGATGATAAATGGAAGAAGTATGACATTATACGTTTAGATGTTGTGGGGCTATCATGGTATGGTCAGAAAATCTATAAGAATCTACAAGGCCTGGATACTAACTTGGATCGTGCCTTAGAAGATTTGCCCTATTTTATAAAAGATTACTATGCGAATATTAATGATGTGACCTATGCTTTTCCATTTGATATCAGTATTCAAATGCTGTTTTATCGAAAGGATATTTTTGAAAATGAGATTGTGAAACGAAAATATTATGAGAAGACGAAATCTAAATTAAAGATCCCAACGAATTTTGAAACGTATACTGAAATTCTGAAGTTTTTTAATGAAAGTGATTTTGATTTAGTAAAAGAATTAAAAGGGGCATCGATGATTACTGGGAATGCTGGAACGATCGCTGCTGAATATTTACTTAGATATTATTCTCTTAAAGGCTCTCTTGTAAATGATTCCGAAATTGAACTAGATGACAGCATTGCTATAAATGCCATGAAATTGCTATATGAAAACTATAGAAATTCTAACGTTCTGGATGCGAATTGGTGGGGAGAAGAAGTCAACCAATTTGTTGATGGGAAAACGGCAATGGTCATCGGATTTATGAATTACTTATCAGTGGCATCTCAAAGTAATATTAAGGATTCAATTGGAATCGCAAATGTACCGGGAGATACGCCTTTATTAGGTGGAGGTATTCTCGGAATTACAAAAGATACGGATCAATTACAAGAAAGTATAGAGTTTTTAAATTGGATTAATACCAATGAAATTTCAGAACAACTCACGTTACTAGGAGGAAATACGGCGACTTATTTTCTATCGAATAGTTCGGTCGTGCATACAATGTATCCTTGGTTAAATAAAGCAAAAAAGATGATCATGAATGGTAAACGAGAAAACACTTTTGAAAATGGACAAAGTATCAATATAAAACAAGCAGAAGAAAGTATCGGTCAATTTATCTTACAACTATTGGACGATGAACAGCCTGATTATGATAAATATTTGAAAAAAATAAATGAAGAGCTCCGTATGAAGCAGGAAGAATTAATTACTCATAGTTAG
- a CDS encoding ABC transporter permease — MIKLIKLELRSNSISTYVVASMMIAIVMLGFLYLFAYAPKLDPNDKDLEFFLGYSNLIPLFGVLNMTVFCVLSAVMYSKFIIEDYSGNRPILLFLYPVSRKKILFSKLSVVGLYTIFSMIISNLIIFLIFGITEKFMHLVSGDFTVSIMLQAIKITVVLAFTAACIGIIATGIGFIKKSVPTTIISAVLLASSICNIVVSTASNMTVIYIVCLIIMFIGILFSINLKNKVNLMEVE; from the coding sequence ATGATAAAACTTATTAAATTGGAATTGAGAAGTAACAGCATCAGCACCTATGTAGTTGCCAGCATGATGATTGCTATAGTCATGTTAGGTTTCCTTTATCTTTTTGCCTATGCGCCAAAGCTGGATCCAAACGATAAAGATTTAGAGTTTTTTTTGGGCTATAGCAATCTTATTCCTTTGTTTGGGGTATTAAATATGACGGTTTTTTGCGTATTATCGGCTGTTATGTATTCTAAATTTATTATCGAGGATTATTCCGGAAATAGACCGATTTTACTTTTTTTATATCCGGTAAGCAGAAAAAAGATCTTATTTTCAAAATTAAGTGTTGTCGGTCTGTATACGATTTTTTCAATGATTATCAGCAATCTTATTATTTTCTTGATATTTGGTATAACAGAAAAATTTATGCATCTTGTAAGTGGGGACTTTACTGTTTCTATCATGCTGCAAGCTATAAAGATTACAGTCGTCTTGGCCTTTACAGCCGCCTGTATAGGAATAATTGCAACGGGCATCGGATTTATTAAGAAATCAGTTCCCACTACCATTATTTCCGCTGTTCTTTTGGCTTCGTCAATATGCAATATTGTGGTAAGTACAGCTTCAAATATGACGGTTATTTATATAGTCTGCTTAATTATAATGTTTATCGGAATACTCTTTTCGATCAATCTGAAAAACAAAGTAAATCTTATGGAGGTAGAGTAA
- a CDS encoding DinB family protein, with product MENNRAKKMYDYHVWANQKVFEHLKQLPDRIYNKTVNSVFSSISDVMIHLYATDITWLETMKGSSYHDTVREVQRRKLEASGASLDELEAIYHSLSEEYYRFFVEQQDPERIIITEHPQYGRSEFVLADLIHHVVNHGTYHRGNVTAMLHQQGERGVPTDYVYFLFK from the coding sequence ATGGAAAATAACCGCGCTAAGAAAATGTACGATTACCACGTTTGGGCTAACCAAAAAGTGTTCGAGCATTTAAAGCAATTACCTGATAGGATTTATAACAAGACGGTTAATAGTGTTTTCTCATCGATCTCAGATGTTATGATTCACCTATATGCCACAGACATTACCTGGTTGGAGACGATGAAGGGAAGTAGCTACCATGATACTGTTCGAGAAGTTCAGCGTCGAAAGCTAGAAGCATCAGGAGCGTCGTTAGATGAACTTGAAGCGATCTATCATTCTCTTTCAGAGGAATACTACCGTTTTTTTGTAGAGCAGCAGGATCCAGAACGAATCATCATTACTGAGCACCCTCAATATGGTCGCAGTGAGTTCGTACTTGCCGATCTTATTCACCATGTAGTAAATCATGGAACCTATCATCGTGGAAATGTGACAGCGATGCTGCATCAACAAGGTGAAAGAGGCGTACCTACGGATTATGTATATTTTCTTTTTAAATGA